In Brettanomyces nanus chromosome 3, complete sequence, a single genomic region encodes these proteins:
- a CDS encoding uncharacterized protein (BUSCO:EOG093444RX~EggNog:ENOG41): protein MADKFPEINDVSVDGDEQMSGGDFLSREKEVLGDEFATAEDVTAQDASATADKDDEFEEFKTQYPELGAGANGSDNEEDFKDSKDSNGSNGSNGYLNVTTRMAKLNMESSEAVKQWKQQREESISKTDSINEKKVDEIKKEAQKATDEFYENYSNKKEELIESTKKEEEEFLKKRDSFLENGTVWERVVEVLKLSKNSNSIDEAHNRDKSRFKELLMMLKDKEDSPGA from the coding sequence ATGGCAGACAAATTCCCTGAAATTAATGATGTTTCAGTCGATGGGGACGAACAGATGTCAGGCGGCGATTTTTTAAGTagagagaaggaagttCTAGGAGATGAATTTGCGACAGCAGAGGATGTGACAGCACAGGATGCTAGTGCCACGGCAGATAAGGACGAtgagtttgaagaattcaaGACGCAGTATCCTGAACTTGGTGCAGGAGCAAATGGAtcagataatgaagaagacttcaaagattccaaagattCCAATGGCTCCAATGGCTCCAATGGCTACTTGAATGTTACAACAAGAATGGCTAAATTGAACATGGAGTCTAGTGAAGCTGTCAAACAATGGAAacaacaaagagaagaatcaatttcaaagaCAGACTCGAttaatgagaagaaagttgatgaaatcaagaaggaaGCACAGAAAGCCACAGATGAATTCTACGAGAATTACAGTAACaagaaggaagaattgattgagagtaccaagaaagaagaagaggagttcttgaagaagagagattcGTTCCTTGAAAATGGAACCGTTTGGGAAAGAGTTGTTGAAGTTCTTAAACTTAGTAAGAACTCGAATTCTATTGATGAAGCTCATAATAGAGACAAAAGTAGATTCAAGGAGcttttgatgatgttgaaggATAAGGAGGATTCACCAGGAGCATAA
- a CDS encoding uncharacterized protein (BUSCO:EOG09342P1M), whose protein sequence is MSFSVEKASEKLSNLDQTQQSIQSTSQWCLFHYRHHREIVALWLKNLEELSKTKPERSLVCFYLCNDLVQFSKKNEHKFRGFLEEFVKVLPKSMKIMRSCIKQEAKGDEVNEANLLKRYMRVLKVWEERSVFDRRFIERMMKVLSDDNRLINANEKVEKDRRLDEIVGAGTSSSTTVPEEISALVKKYTSLEEFNEKNLNEFTKVNTIYNELVKNFENLPEPGKLIERLNGLNRMIKSLLGTIEESEKLRQEIIEEFHRLINVQGDWVELDKGKLDKLREMREDVSKQKVEMEKLVEGGDKEEVSPMYEDEDMPGYRGEDGDPVDSGDPVDSVDLVDSENPVVSENPVVSVDPVDPVDPRITKKVKFQETPSEQPLGGDLLSILNQLT, encoded by the coding sequence aTGTCGTTTTCCGTTGAAAAAGCGTCCGAAAAGCTCAGTAATTTGGACCAGACTCAACAGTCGATCCAATCCACCTCGCAGTGGTGTCTCTTCCATTACAGGCATCATCGAGAAATAGTCGCCCTCTGGCTAAAGAACCTGGAGGAGCTATCCAAGACTAAGCCAGAACGTAGCTTGGTGTGCTTTTATCTCTGCAATgatcttgttcaattcaGTAAGAAGAATGAGCACAAATTCCGTGGTTTTCTAGAAGAATTTGTCAAAGTACTACCGAAATCGATGAAGATTATGAGGAGTTGTATCAAACAAGAGGCCAAAGGAGACGAAGTTAATGAGGCCAACTTGCTGAAAAGGTATATGAGAGTTCTTAAAGTGTGGGAGGAACGATCTGTGTTTGATAGGAGATTCATAGAGAGAATGATGAAGGTTCTGAGTGATGATAATAGATTAATTAATGCTAATGAGAAGGTTGAGAAGGACCGAAGGTTGGATGAGATAGTTGGGGCCggaacttcttcttcaactacAGTTCCGGAGGAAATTTCCGCCCTTGTGAAGAAGTATACGAGtcttgaagagttcaatGAAAAGAATTTGAATGAGTTTACCAAGGTTAACACAATCTACAATGAGTTAGTTAAGAATTTCGAGAATCTACCCGAGCCAGGAAAGCTTATAGAAAGGCTTAATGGGCTGAATAGGATGATTAAGAGTCTTCTAGGGacaattgaagaatcagagAAGTTGAGACAGGAGATAATTGAGGAATTTCATAGGCTTATCAATGTTCAGGGTGACTGGGTTGAATTGGATAAGGGAAAATTGGATAAATTGAGGGAAATGAGGGAGGACGTGAGTAAGCAGAAGGTTgagatggagaaattgGTTGAGGGAGGAGATAAAGAGGAGGTTTCTCCGATGtatgaggatgaggatatGCCGGGGTATAGAGGTGAGGACGGGGACCCGGTGGATTCAGGGGACCCGGTGGACTCGGTGGACTTGGTGGACTCAGAAAACCCGGTGGTCTCAGAAAACCCGGTGGTCTCAGTGGACCCAGTGGACCCAGTGGACCCTAGAATCACCAAGAAAGTGAAATTCCAAGAAACCCCAAGTGAACAACCTTTAGGAGGAGATCTTCTCTCTATTCTAAATCAACTTACATAG
- a CDS encoding uncharacterized protein (EggNog:ENOG41): MLAPPFLELSHSTIAMLQHQQNTNTTNNLDKTPVIDLDNVLTLWTTLANSAEFIRNGRRLENISWRVVNRSLLLDQSFNYNEFSTLLNISTSDSTGNGQPLTQRNLQRMERRRNQRQPTKNGIFYIKDSPSPDACSVEPSQLVNQKIKMNGQQRIQEMTDRPSDLVHPSQRTSLFSRVHPPEEPLVANHTLKPKQGPSDDLQMRHLYQQQLKYNGGNPHSPKSDTQQSQISLFATAKRPQAEKIMFSPSDDSSDGSDWSSMSDDSDFDVDNDEEGITDGRSRHHDGSLLFQKKEVGPSHLDSTPSTESLSSPQNGLRKSLLSGLFLNGKRANAPALSTPINQRQQRQIQQQRQQQPREQQQPQHLSSPKLLYSNGSPDSNHPTVRHVNSSDLSNVPKRATASKITVTTIVSKFSPPNNPRDLLRRHASSSSVVPVAPVATVTSVASVAPVAPVAPISSVSPVTPAAHTKSAVSLAAFFFNNRRPHVPAHGDVSSHVAPNSAADLNLDSGHYDRFHQSNAPPTATTLLPTALATHMFLPTMSLRQQARAKYGEPNWIRHRQERQRLLHDREYSFDGNEDSEYSSSVRTNTSSIDIPGSVLRTHLRVPSEKHSLNDQSLPSQRRQPRQASPHSERPMLGKCSSSSASRMSPKSTRIEMLSKELPLRLMDSINNENKLLFSKTSKEEGRLLTRLKRVNNGNETVYDSDLDGRENAPVDKKTSNSDEKDERNKGEDNDDDCNAENESNIIADGIMGNKLKLFHVRERNRQNRVGSPLLFNEDGFVNDQLVTSVLEHTDGNHDNNNNKMKNEWDDDNLNYHARGW, encoded by the exons ATGCT GGCGCCGCCTTTTCTAGAACTATCTCATTCCACCATAGCCATGCTTCAGCACCAGCAGAACACTAACACCACTAATAACCTTGACAAGACACCTGTTATCGACTTGGATAACGTGCTGACCTTGTGGACTACGCTTGCAAACTCTGCTGAGTTTATTAGAAACGGCAGGCGTTTGGAGAATATCAGTTGGCGTGTCGTTAACCGGAGTCTCTTGTTGGACCAGAGCTTCAACTATAACGAGTTCTCGACGCTACTAAATATCTCCACGAGTGACTCCACGGGGAATGGTCAACCACTTACGCAAAGAAATCTTCAGAGAATGGAGAGGCGTAGAAATCAGAGACAACCCACCAAGAATGGCATTTTCTATATCAAGGATTCTCCGTCTCCGGATGCTTGTTCTGTTGAACCTTCTCAATTAGTCAatcagaagatcaagatgAATGGCCAGCAAAGGATCCAAGAGATGACTGACCGACCGTCTGATTTGGttcatccttctcaaaGGACCTCTTTATTTTCTCGAGTCCATCCTCCAGAAGAACCTCTTGTAGCTAATCATACACTGAAACCTAAACAGGGTCCCTCGGACGACCTTCAAATGCGCCATTTATATCAGCAACAGCTCAAATATAACGGAGGTAATCCACATTCGCCGAAATCTGATACCCAGCAGTCACAGATTTCTCTCTTTGCTACTGCAAAACGGCCACAGGCTGAAAAGATTATGTTTTCACCATCTGATGACTCGTCTGATGGCTCTGATTGGTCGTCAATGTCAGATGATTCTGACTTCGATGTCgacaatgatgaagaaggtatCACAGATGGCCGAAGTCGTCATCATGATGGCTCCCTTCTGTTCCAGAAAAAGGAGGTTGGACCATCACACTTGGACTCCACTCCATCCACAGAGTCGTTGTCTTCACCTCAGAACGGTTTGAGGAAATCGCTTCTTAGTGGTCTTTTTTTAAATGGTAAGCGTGCAAATGCCCCTGCTTTGAGCACACCGATTAATCAACGTCAACAGCGTCAAatacagcagcagcggcagcagcagccgcgagaacaacaacagccGCAACACCTCTCAAGTCCTAAACTCCTCTACTCAAACGGTTCTCCAGACTCGAATCATCCTACTGTTCGCCATGTGAATTCATCTGACCTGTCAAACGTGCCCAAGAGAGCCACAGCATCTAAGATTACTGTGACTACCATCGTATCGAAgttttctcctccaaataACCCCCGTGATCTCCTCAGGCGCCATGCTTCGAGTTCATCGGTGGTCCCAGTGGCCCCAGTGGCCACGGTGACTTCAGTTGCCTCGGTTGCACCAGTGGCACCTGTAGctccaatttcttctgtGTCCCCAGTGACTCCAGCTGCTCACACCAAATCAGCAGTTTCCTTGGCagcattcttcttcaacaacagaCGTCCTCATGTTCCTGCACACGGCGATGTGTCTTCACATGTGGCACCGAACTCGGCAGCAGATTTGAACCTTGATTCTGGCCACTATGACCGTTTCCACCAGTCCAACGCTCCTCCAACCGCAACAACGTTGCTTCCTACGGCGCTAGCTACTCATATGTTTTTACCTACGATGAGTTTGCGCCAACAGGCACGGGCAAAGTATGGAGAGCCCAACTGGATAAGGCATCGACAAGAGCGACAACGTCTACTGCACGATCGAGAGTACTCTTTTGATGGAAACGAAGACTCTGAATACTCGTCTAGTGTCAGAACTAATACGTCCTCGATAGATATACCGGGTAGTGTCTTGAGAACACATCTTCGAGTGCCAAGTGAAAAGCACAGTTTGAATGATCAATCACTGCCCTCTCAACGTCGTCAGCCACGTCAAGCCTCGCCTCATAGCGAACGACCAATGCTTGGAAAGTGTAGTAGTTCTTCTGCATCACGTATGTCACCGAAATCCACTCGTATTGAGATGCTTTCCAAAGAGTTACCGTTACGGTTGATGGATTCTATCAACAACGAGAACAAGTTGTTGTTTAGTAAGACTTCTAAGGAGGAAGGCCGTCTGTTAACGAGGCTGAAGAGAGTAAATAACGGCAACGAAACCGTTTATGACTCAGATCTAGATGGTAGAGAGAATGCTCCAGTGGATAAAAAGACTAGTAATAGCGACGAGAAGGATGAGAGaaataaaggtgaagaCAACGACGATGACTGCAATGCAGAAAATGAGTCTAATATCATAGCTGACGGTATCATGGGTAACAAGCTTAAGCTGTTCCATGTCAGAGAACGAAATAGACAGAATAGAGTTGGCTCTCCGCTCCTTTTCAATGAAGATGGATTTGTGAATGACCAATTGGTTACTAGTGTGCTGGAACACACGGATGGTAACCATGataacaacaacaacaagatgaagaatgaatGGGATGACGATAATCTTAACTATCACGCTAGAGGTTGGTAG
- the RHO3 gene encoding Rho GTPase (BUSCO:EOG09344974) — MVLCGGPPKSVQRKIVILGDGACGKTSLLNVFTRGYFPHVYEPTVFENYIHDIFIDGQQVQLSLWDTAGQEEFDKLRSLSYNDTDCVILCFSVDTRDSLENVKNKWVGEVLEHCEGVKMVLVALKADLRQSEEEESANSQVQQFGTSAYNSDGQLKKLVTYEQGLAVAKQIGAVRYLECSAMKKRGVNEVFTEAARIAIASKPKNAAQEESSSHDCIIL, encoded by the coding sequence ATGGTTTTATGCGGAGGTCCTCCGAAATCGGTTCAGCGTAAGATCGTTATACTTGGAGATGGTGCGTGCGGTAAAACCTCGTTATTGAACGTCTTTACTAGAGGCTACTTCCCTCACGTGTACGAACCAACGGTGTTTGAAAACTACATCCACGATATTTTCATCGACGGTCAACAAGTTCAACTTTCTCTATGGGATACTGCAGGACAAGAGGAGTTTGATAAGTTAAGGTCACTTTCCTACAATGATACAGATTGTGTGATTCTCTGTTTCTCGGTGGATACGCGAGATTCACTAGAGAACGTTAAGAATAAATGGGTTGGAGAAGTGTTGGAGCACTGTGAAGGGGTGAAGATGGTTCTTGTGGCATTAAAAGCAGATCTCAGGCAAtcagaagaggaagagagCGCGAATTCACAAGTACAACAGTTTGGAACCAGCGCGTATAATAGTGATGgtcagttgaagaagttagTGACGTATGAGCAAGGTTTGGCCGTGGCCAAACAAATTGGCGCTGTTCGTTACTTAGAGTGTTCGGCCATGAAGAAGCGTGGAGTCAATGAGGTGTTTACGGAAGCTGCTAGAATAGCCATTgcttcaaagccaaagaatgCTGCTCAAGAGGAGTCCTCTTCTCACGATTGTATTATACTGTGA